The genomic interval TAGCGCCCGAATTATTAATACGTTCCAAAGAAAATTTCTCAATAAGCTCAGCTAAGGAGAAAAGCTCTTGATCTGTTCCGTCGTTCCAACCTAATAAAGCGAGCATATTAACAAATGCTTGCGGCAGAAAGCCTAGTTCTCTGAAACCTTTTGTAATATCACCAGATTTTGGGTCTTTCCAATCCATCGCAAAAACCGGGAAGCCGAGTCGATCACCATCTCGTTTACTGAGTTTACCATGACCATCCGGCTTCAAAATCAGTGGCAGATGTGCCCATTCTGGCATCTCATTTTTCCAGCCTAAATATTCCCATAATAAAATATGAACTGGCGCTGAAGGCAACCATTCCTCACCACGAAAAATGTGACTGATCTTCATTTGGTAATCATCCACTACGACGGCAAGATGGTAGGTGGGCATATTGTCGGCCTTTAATAATACTTTGTCATCCACCAGATTAGTGTCAAATACAACTGATCCACGAATCATATCCTCAAACTGGATAGTCTCATCAGTAGGCATTTTGATTCGTATCACATGGGGCGTTCCTTTATCCAGTAATTCCCGCACTTCAGACTCTGGCAGACTCAAGGAATTCTTCATTGTCATTCTCGTAGAATGTCCATAGGTGAAATTAGGCATTTTTGTGCGAGCCTCTTCGAGCTCTTCCGGAAGATCAAAAGCATAGTAAGCCTTTCCCGCGTCAACTAGCTTTTCAGCATAGGCTCTGTAAGATTCTTTCCGTTCACTTTGCCGATAAGGGCCAAATTCACCAGGTTTTGAGGGGCTTTCATCAGGATGGATGCCACACCATGCCAGGCAATTGTTGATGTACTCTTCTGCCCCCTCAACAAAGCGACTCTGATCTGTATCTTCCACTCGTAATATGAAATCACCGTTATTTTTCTTAGCGAAGAGATAGTTGAATAAAGCCGTACGTACTCCTCCTAAGTGTAAACCGCCCGTCGGACTAGGCGCAAAACGAACCCTAACTTTTCTATTTTCATTCATAGTACAAAGATAAAAAATTGCATGTGGGATTTTCGGAATCCACGAATTTTTCATATAAATATGTATTTTGGCTAAAAGTTTGTCAATGAATCCATATAGAAATAACCAGCGTTGGAAGTTTGCGTTGCTTTTTTTCGCCGCACTCATCGCCGCGACATCCCTGTTCTATACAAATTATTTAGTCAAGAACTTGTCAGAAGCGGAGCGTACTAAGGCGGAGGTATGGGCTATGAGCACCCGCAATATTTTCAATATGCCGGATATTAACGACGAATTTACCACCTTTATATACGCGGTTCGTGACAGCCTTTCCATGCCGGCGATTATAGCTGATTCTCAAGACAGTATTATTTACTGGAAAGGGCTGGACACTGCCCGCACAAATATTCATATCGAGAGCGAAATGATCATGGAGGGGATGTCAGTCCCCAAATATGACCCTGAATATTTTCGCGATCAATTGGAGATTATGAAAGAACAGCACCCTCCGATTATCGTTGAACTTTATAATGGAGAGTCTTGGTATATTTACTACAAAGACTCTAGGTTGCTTACTCAGCTACGGATATTTCCCTATATACAGTTGAGTTTAATTGCGGTATTCTTGGTTATTGCATACACCGTGTTTAATTCCATACGTAAATCAGAACAAAATCAGGTTTGGCTCGGTATGGCAAAAGAAGCAGCTCATCAGCTCGGGACGCCGATTTCCTCATTGATGGCTTGGGTAGAATTGATTAAATCAAAATTCAATGCAGATAAAGATCCGTTAATTGAAGAGATGGAAACGGATGTGAAACGGTTGGAGATCGTAGCAGATCGATTTTCCAAAATAGGCTCCAAGCCAGTATTGGAGCCACATAATCTCTATGATGTTGCGAAAAATTTTGTTGATTATTTTAAAATTAGGATCAGTCAAAAAATAGAATTTGAAGTCAAAGGAGATCGAGACGTTGAAGCCATGTTGAACGTTCCTCTCTTTGACTGGGTGCTGGAAAATATCCTGAAGAATGCTGCAAATGCCATAGAATCAAGCGGTAAAATCGAGTTAGAGATTATTGAAAATATTGCAAAAGAGCAGATTTTTATCGACATTAGCGATACAGGAAAAGGAATTCCCCGTTCACAGTTTGATGCAGTTTTTCAACCAGGATATACAACACGAAAAAGAGGATGGGGATTGGGTTTATCATTAACGAAAAGGATGGTTGAAAACTACCACAAAGGACACATTTTTATTAAAGATTCTGAAGTTGGTAAAGGGACGACATTTCGAATTATATTAAATAGTAGCTTAATTTATGAACCCGCTAAGATCTGATGAATTCCCTGCCGAATGGTCTAGGTATATTGATACGGTAACGGATAACTGTTTGGAAAGACTGAGAGAGCAGATGGAAACATTCCCTAGTTTTTTGCGAAGTATTCCCGCTGGCAAGTCGGAATATGCGTACGCAGAAGGCAAATGGAATGTTAAGGAGGTGGTGGGTCACATACTCGATACCGAGCGAATTATGGCATATCGTGCTCTTTGTTTTGCCAGAAATGACACCAAAGAGCTTCCCGGTTTTGATCAGGATGTTTACGTTGAAAATGGTTATTTTAACTCGTTTAGCCTTGAGCATTACGCAGAAGAGTTTATTCTGATTCGTAAAACAAATTTAGTGCTGTTTGAATCTTTTCAGGAAAATGCTTTGTTAAGGAGTGGTCTGGCTGGGGGGCGACTCGTCAGCGTTCGCGCTTTGATGTATATGATCGCTGGACATTTAAATCATCATCGCTTGATTATTCAAGAGCGCTATTTGTGACGTCTTGTGAAAAAAAACTCAAAATAAAAAACTTATAAATCACGAGTTTGTTACTGATGTATCAGTCAAAGCCAATTGGTTTTGTGATAAGGTTTAGGTTTGAAACGCCCTGATGTGAATCGGGGCGTTTCTAATTTATACACCAACTTGCTCTACTTAAGTCTTTTTTTCTTTTTTTAACAGATTAATTTTATTAGTCTTGTATCTGAAAATTTTAAATCTGTAAAAAGTCATCTAATGGTTCAAGAAAATTTATCTGGTCATTCTCCTAAGCCAGCGATCAATCCGATTGTCATTATCGGCGCATTGTTTTTCATTTTCGGATTTGTTACCTGGTTGAATTCCTTGCTTATTCCGTATTTGGAGATTGCGTGTGAATTAACCAAGTTTCAATCCTTCTTTGTAACCTTCGCCTTCTATATTGCTTATTTGGTGATGGCTCCTATCTCAACCCGAGTACTGAATAAATTTGGTTTCAAAAACGGTATGTCTGTGGCATTGATCGTTATGGCGGTGGGTGCCCTTATTTTTATTCCAGCAGCAATGACAAGGATCTATGGTCTGTTTTTGCTGGGCTTATTTATTATGGGTAGTGGGCTTGCAATTCTGCAAACCGCTTCGAATCCTTATATTACGATCGTTG from Pedobacter indicus carries:
- the gltX gene encoding glutamate--tRNA ligase; translation: MNENRKVRVRFAPSPTGGLHLGGVRTALFNYLFAKKNNGDFILRVEDTDQSRFVEGAEEYINNCLAWCGIHPDESPSKPGEFGPYRQSERKESYRAYAEKLVDAGKAYYAFDLPEELEEARTKMPNFTYGHSTRMTMKNSLSLPESEVRELLDKGTPHVIRIKMPTDETIQFEDMIRGSVVFDTNLVDDKVLLKADNMPTYHLAVVVDDYQMKISHIFRGEEWLPSAPVHILLWEYLGWKNEMPEWAHLPLILKPDGHGKLSKRDGDRLGFPVFAMDWKDPKSGDITKGFRELGFLPQAFVNMLALLGWNDGTDQELFSLAELIEKFSLERINNSGAKFDFEKAKWYNHEWIQKLSIEEIAEYIRPLMANHQPNIDAKYLESVLALTRERLTLLTDFWSNASFFFQEPTSYDLDTILKRWNDEKTAFFTDIGERLEAFEPWHSEELESFYKLAIQASGMKMGELMLPLRIMLVGGKFGPHVFDIAATLGKAETISRIRKGLDAIISEKA
- a CDS encoding sensor histidine kinase, producing MNPYRNNQRWKFALLFFAALIAATSLFYTNYLVKNLSEAERTKAEVWAMSTRNIFNMPDINDEFTTFIYAVRDSLSMPAIIADSQDSIIYWKGLDTARTNIHIESEMIMEGMSVPKYDPEYFRDQLEIMKEQHPPIIVELYNGESWYIYYKDSRLLTQLRIFPYIQLSLIAVFLVIAYTVFNSIRKSEQNQVWLGMAKEAAHQLGTPISSLMAWVELIKSKFNADKDPLIEEMETDVKRLEIVADRFSKIGSKPVLEPHNLYDVAKNFVDYFKIRISQKIEFEVKGDRDVEAMLNVPLFDWVLENILKNAANAIESSGKIELEIIENIAKEQIFIDISDTGKGIPRSQFDAVFQPGYTTRKRGWGLGLSLTKRMVENYHKGHIFIKDSEVGKGTTFRIILNSSLIYEPAKI
- a CDS encoding DinB family protein, producing MNPLRSDEFPAEWSRYIDTVTDNCLERLREQMETFPSFLRSIPAGKSEYAYAEGKWNVKEVVGHILDTERIMAYRALCFARNDTKELPGFDQDVYVENGYFNSFSLEHYAEEFILIRKTNLVLFESFQENALLRSGLAGGRLVSVRALMYMIAGHLNHHRLIIQERYL